A single window of Anomaloglossus baeobatrachus isolate aAnoBae1 chromosome 5, aAnoBae1.hap1, whole genome shotgun sequence DNA harbors:
- the LOC142313123 gene encoding uncharacterized protein LOC142313123, whose translation MVGLSSKRTTPERCPRPLLPQDCKQEDPDVPQDHQGEDLPHINTTETYVRGDEWSKEEIPTDNRPGDCIRRSEGLLTSSDILSYHLGVAQDTYEEHCVIPAVSSTLQSKDLPSDPIKQVLSSDSSQAIKENKSHRRGTKTYSCSECGKCFNCQSNLVVQKRTHTGEKPYPCPECGKCFGKKSNLVTHQLTHIGHKQCSCPECGKCFTTKSNLVTHQRTHTGEKPYPCSECGKCFGEKSYLITHQRTHTGDKPFSCPECGKCFTTKSHLVRHQRTHTGEKPFLCLKCGKCFTHKLTFVTHQRTHTGEKPYSCSECGKDFTRKSGLRFHQRIHTDVKPYSCSQCGKCFTHRSNLITHQRIHTGEKPFSCPECWKCFRIKSHLDTHQRIHTGEKQFSCLECGKCFGNKSTLVTHQITHTGHKLFSCPECGKCFATKSHLITHQITHTGHKPFSCPECGKCFTTKSHLVTHQRTHTGEKPFSCLKCGKCFTRKVTLVTHQRNHTGEKPYSCSECGKDFTRKSGLRFHQRMHTDVKPYSCSQCGKCFTDRSNLITHQRIHTGEKPFSCPECGKCFRIKSNLDTHQRIHTGEKPFSCLECGKCFGNKSTLVTHQRTHTGDKPFSCPECGKCFTTKSHLITHQRTHT comes from the exons gtctatccagtaagaggacaacaccagagagatgtccccgtcctcttctcccacaggactgtaaacaagaagatcccgatgttcctcaggatcatcag ggggaagatctgccccatattaatactacagagacatatgtgaggggtgatgagtggagtaaagaggagattcctacagataaccgcccag GTGACTGTATTAGGAGATCAGAGGGGCTTCTGACTTCTTCAGACATTCTATCATATCATCTTGGTGTGGCACAAGACACATATGAAGAACATTGCGTTATTCCAGCTGTATCCTCAACGCTTCAGAGCAAAGATCTACCATCTGATCCTATTAAACAggtcctatcttctgattcatcacaggctATTAAGGAAAATAAAAGTCACAGAAGAGGAACGAagacatattcatgttcagagtgtgggaagtgttttaaTTGTCAATCAAACCTTGTTGTACagaagagaactcacacaggggagaagccatatccatgtccagaatgtgggaaatgttttggaaaaaaatcaaatcttgttacacatcagttaACTCACATAGGACATAAGCAATGTTCATGtccggaatgtgggaaatgttttacaactaaatcaaatcttgttacacatcagagaactcacacaggggaaaagccatatccatgttcagaatgtgggaaatgttttggagaaaaatcatatcttattacacatcagagaactcacacaggagataagccattttcatgtccagaatgtgggaaatgttttacaactaaatcacatcttgtaagacatcagagaactcacacaggggagaagccatttttatgtttaaaatgtgggaaatgttttacacataaattaacttttgttacacatcagagaactcacacaggggaaaagccatattcatgttcagagtgtgggaaagattTTACTCGGAAATCAGGTCTTCGTttccaccagagaattcacacagatgtgaagccatattcatgttcacaatgtgggaaatgttttacacatagatcaaatcttattacacatcagagaattcacacaggggagaagcctttttcatgtccagaatgttggAAATGTTTTAGAATTAAATCACATCTtgatacacatcagagaattcacacaggggaaaagcaattttcatgtttagaatgtgggaaatgttttggaaataaatcaactcttgttacacatcagataactcacacaggACATAAgctattttcatgtccagaatgtgggaaatgttttgcaactaaatcacatcttattacacatcagataactcacacaggacataagccattttcatgtccagaatgtgggaaatgttttacaactaaatcacatcttgttacacatcagagaactcacacaggggagaagccattttcatgtttaaaatgtgggaaatgttttacacgtaaagtaactcttgttacacatcagagaaatcacacaggggaaaagccatattcatgttcagaatgtgggaaagattTTACTCGGAAATCAGGTCTTCGTTTCCACCAGAGAATGCACACAgatgtgaagccatattcatgttcacaatgtgggaaatgttttacagatagatcaaatcttattacacatcagagaattcacacaggggagaagcctttttcatgtccagaatgtgggaaatgttttagaattAAATCAAATCTtgatacacatcagagaattcacacaggggaaaagccattttcatgtttagaatgtgggaaatgttttggaaataaatcaactcttgttacacatcagagaactcacacaggagataagccattttcatgtccagaatgtgggaaatgttttacaactaaatcacatcttattacacatcagagaactcacacatga